The following are from one region of the Manihot esculenta cultivar AM560-2 unplaced genomic scaffold, M.esculenta_v8 Scaffold65, whole genome shotgun sequence genome:
- the LOC122723034 gene encoding uncharacterized protein LOC122723034, which translates to MSGASYSVESDPSEGSFEENRERMDVRREIELDVQRKDIGVQVNMDEESVDDTQNKDARISSSGEVDPSILSTAAKRGKKKVRGLKGSKKREFWNKLKSGLGSSSNRDSFRCERCGRLHKGVCLAGTTACFRCGQEGHVVRECRTAPWIAQSQRTFLSRVVQQEAATSDPVVPGTEQRNQREQQ; encoded by the exons ATGAGTGGAGCTAGTTATTCTGTGGAATCAGACCCATCTGAAGGATCTTTTGAGGAAAACAGGGAAAGAATGGATGTAAGGAGAGAGATAGAAttagatgtgcaaagaaaggataTAGGAGTGCAAGTGAATATGGACGAAGAGTCTGTAGATGATACCCAGAATAAGGATGCCAGGATCTCtagttcaggagaagttgacCCCTCTATTTTGAGTACAGCTGCTAAAAGGGGGAAAAAGAAAGTCAGAGGccttaaagggtcaaagaagagggagttttggaataagttaaaGTCAGGGTTGGGTTCGAGTTCTAATAGGGATAGCTTTAGATGTGAGAGGTGTGGAAGgctgcataagggagtttgtcttgcagggacaacagcatgttttaggtgtggtcaggagggacatgtAGTTCGTGAGTGTCGTACTGCACCTTGGATAGCTCAGTCTCAGCGGACATTTTTAAGTAGAGTTGTTCAACAGGAGGCAGCCACATCAGACCCAGTAGTGCCAG gcacagaacagaggaaccagagagagcagcagtga